From one bacterium genomic stretch:
- a CDS encoding alpha/beta hydrolase yields MRGKLFATFFALLSLAPLALAASPKPGAPVDGVVPSYADRTPIAYHAEGQGRPAVVFIHCWSGNQGYWSGVLPEVAKTHRVVTLDLAGHGKSGHGRKAWTMQAYAADVKTVVEKLGLGKIILVGHSMGGPVALEAARIMPERVVGIVPVDTLLDADARDPKGEAEFLERMKADLPGTTRQFIPAIFGKEADPQLVKRVADEMASADPAAAIGSMESLIAYDEAAGLKATRAPIKAINGDRRAANLAANRKYHPDFEALAIAGSGHFPQFEKPAEFQKALLETLAAFPAR; encoded by the coding sequence ATGCGCGGAAAGCTGTTCGCGACGTTCTTTGCGCTGTTGTCCCTTGCGCCGCTCGCGCTCGCGGCGTCGCCGAAGCCGGGCGCGCCGGTGGACGGGGTCGTCCCGTCGTACGCCGACCGCACGCCGATCGCCTACCACGCCGAAGGGCAGGGGCGGCCGGCGGTCGTCTTCATTCACTGCTGGTCGGGGAACCAAGGCTACTGGAGCGGCGTGCTGCCGGAGGTGGCGAAGACGCACCGCGTCGTGACGCTCGACCTCGCCGGGCACGGCAAGTCGGGCCACGGCCGCAAGGCGTGGACGATGCAGGCCTACGCCGCCGACGTGAAGACGGTCGTCGAGAAGCTCGGCCTCGGCAAGATCATCCTCGTCGGCCACTCGATGGGCGGGCCGGTCGCGCTCGAGGCGGCGCGGATCATGCCCGAGCGCGTCGTGGGGATCGTTCCGGTGGACACCCTGCTCGACGCCGACGCGCGCGACCCGAAGGGGGAGGCGGAGTTCCTGGAGCGGATGAAGGCCGACCTGCCGGGGACGACGCGGCAGTTCATCCCCGCGATCTTCGGCAAAGAGGCCGATCCGCAGTTGGTGAAGCGCGTGGCCGACGAGATGGCTTCGGCCGATCCCGCCGCCGCGATCGGCTCGATGGAGTCGCTGATCGCCTACGACGAGGCGGCGGGACTCAAGGCGACGCGGGCGCCGATCAAGGCGATCAACGGCGACCGGCGCGCCGCGAACCTCGCGGCGAACCGCAAGTACCACCCGGACTTCGAAGCGCTGGCGATCGCCGGTTCGGGGCACTTCCCGCAGTTCGAGAAGCCGGCCGAGTTCCAGAAGGCGCTGCTCGAGACGCTGGCCGCGTTCCCGGCGCGCTGA